The Meiothermus sp. CFH 77666 DNA window GGGCGATGAGCGCGTGGAGGGAACGCTCGCGGGGATGGGCGAAGCACAGCGAGAAACCCGCCAGGTCTCCCCGCTGATACCCCCGCCGCAGCCAGCGGAGACGGCCTTCGTGGAGGAGGGGCTCGAGGCCGGGGTGCGCATGGGGGGAGAGCAGGGTCACCTTGGCCCCCACCTCCAGCAGACCCCGCACCTTGGCCTCCGTCTCCCAGCCCCCTCCCACGAACAGCACCTCCCTGCCGGTTAGGTCCAGCATCACGGGATAATAAGCATGAGCATGAGGTAGAGCCATGGTTCACCGAGCCAGACTCGGCACGCTCCGAAGCACCAGATGCGAGCCGATAAACATCAGCCAGAGCAAAAGCCCCAGCCGGAAGGGGCGCTGGGCGATCCGCTGGGCCAGCCAGACTCCGGCCAGCGATCCCAGCAGTCCGCCCGCGGCTATTTTGAGCAGCAGGGGAAAGTCGGCCTGGCCCAGCGCGGCGTGAAGCCCGCCGCCGATGGCCGAGAGGATCAGGCCGAACCAGATGTCGGTTCCCACCACTTCCTTAGGCAACAAGCGGGTTCCGCTCATGAGCAGCAGGGTTCCCAAAGCACCCGCGCCCGCCGAGGAAAAGCCCACCTCGAGGCCGATAAACGCCGCGACCAGGACGATCCAGGCGGGGTGGAGGCTTCGCGGGCGGATCTTCCTGAGCGTAAGCGTGAGGTTGATCAGGGCCACGGTAATGATGGTCAGCCCGATGACCACCAGAACGGCATCCTTGTGGCTCTTGAGCGAGCCCAACAGGAGGCTCCCCGCCGCCACGGCAGGCACTCCCCCGGCCAGCATCCAGGCCAGCGCCCGCAGATTGACCTGCTTCCGCGCGAAGTAAACCAGCCCTGCGGGGATCTTGGCGAAAACCGAGAACAGCAGCGCCGTGCCCACCGCGACTTCGGCGGGTACGCCCAGAAAGAGGATCAGCACGGGAGCGGTGATGGTTCCGCCCCCCACCCCCGAGAGGCCGATGCTCAGGGCGATCATGAAACCTGCGAGAATCTCGAGCATCTTAAGCACTCCTCACGGCTTCATCCCGGTACGCCGCGCGCAACACCTCGGCCACCTCGGGGCGGGTGAACTCCGGCGGCAGCGAGGCCCCCGAGCGCAAGAGTTCGCGCACGCGGGTTCCCGAGAGGATGAGGTGATGAGCCCCGTCGTGCGGGCAGGTGCGCGCGGAGACGATGGAGCCGCAGGTCTTGCAGTAGAAGGTGTGCTCGAACTTGAGGATGTGGATGCCGATTTCCCCGGGAGCAAAGGCCCCGAAGATCTCCTGCGCGTCGTAAGTTCCGTAGTAGCTGCCCACCCCGGCGTGGTCGCGCCCGACGATGAAGTGGGTGCAGCCGTAGTTCTTGCGGCTGATGGCGTGCAGGATGGCCTCGCGCGGCCCGGCGTAGCGCATGGCCGCCGGGTAGACCCCCAGGAGCACCCGCTCCTTCGGGTAGTAGCGCGCGAGCAGCACCCGGTAGGCCTCCATCCGCACCTGCGCAGGCACGTCGTCGGCCTTGGTAGCACCCACCAGGGGGTTCAGGAAGAGGCCGTCGATGTGCTCGAGGGCCACCTTGTGCAGGTACTCGTGGGCGCGGTGGATGGGGTTGCGGGTCTGAAAGGCCACCACCGTCTTCCAGCCACGCTCCTGGAAGATGCGGCGGGTCTCGAGGGGGGTGTAGTGGTGCTCGGGAAACTCCCCCCGATCCAGCCGGAATAGGCTCACCCGCCCGGCCAGGTTGACCTCGCCCTGGCTCAGGATGGCGGCCACCCCGGGGTGGGCGGGGTCGGTGGTGCGGTAGACCTCGAGGGCTTCCTTTTGCTTGTCGGGCCGGTACTGCTCCGCGACCTCCAAGAGCCCCACCGTCTCACCCTTTCGGGTCAGGCGCACCGTGCTGCGGTAACGCGGGGCCTCGGCCTCCGCCACGCTTAGGGTGATGGGGATGCTCCAGGGCAGGCCGCTGGCGAGGCGCATGTGCTCGACCACGCTCTTGTAGTCGGCCTCGCCCAAAAAACCCTCCAGCGGCGAGTACACACCGGTGGCGATGAGCTCGAGGTCGGCGTAGCTGCGCTCGGAGAGCTCGAGGGCGGGGAAATGGGCGTATTCGCGAGGATCGGCCTGCAACAAGCGGTTGACTAGCGTTCCGCCGTGCGGGGCGATGCGCCCCTGGCTCCACTGGCTCATGGCCGAACCTCCGGTCGGTTTTTGTGGACAAGGTTTGTCAACTTTTCCATATCGTCGAGCCTTACTTCCTCTGGCTTTGCGCTTAAAGGGCCTTCTCCCCCATCCACAGCCCGCACTCGGTCTTGCCCTTGCCCTCCCAGCGGCCCGCCCGCGCGTCCTCACCAGGGCGCACCGCTCGCGTGCAGGGCCAGCAGCCGATGCTCAGGAAGCCCGAGGCGTACAGGGGGTTGACCGGCAAGTCGTGCTCGCGAGCATAGGCCTCTAGCTGCTCCCGCGTCCAGTAGGCCAGCGGGTTGATGCGCAGGCGTTCACCCTCCTCGAGGAAACCGAGGAAGGCCCGGGTCGAGGCCTGATCGCGGCTCCTGGCATTGAGCAGGGCGCTGGGCCGCTTGAGGGCCAGGTAGTCCCGCAAGGGAGCGACCTTGCGCACCGCGCAACAACCATCCGGGTCGCTGCGGTAGCGCTCTTCCCCCCAGGGTTCCTCTTCCAGGCCGGCACTGAGGGTGACGAAGCGCAGCTGTGGGTAGCGCTCCTTGAGGCGATCGCGGGTTTGCAGCGTCTGGGGGAAGTGGTAACCGGTGTCCACGAACACCACCTCGCCCGTGTATCCCGCTTTGGCGGCCAGGTCGATGAGCACGACGCCATTGAGGTTGAACCCGCTGGGCATGAGCAGATCGGGGTAATTCTCCAGTGCCCATCGAATGACGAGCATGGGATCGGTCCCCGCGTCCCAGGTATCGGGGGTTGAAGCCTTCGATGCCTTCACGCCCGCACCCGCACTTCCACACCCAGGCGCTCGAGCGCGCCCAGCAAGCGGTCGAGGCTCTCCTGGAGGCTTAGCTGATCAGTCCGCAGGTGCAGATCGGGGTTCAAGGGCGGTTCATAGGGATCGGAAACCCCGGTGAAATTGGCGATCTCTCCCCTGAGCGCCCTGGCATAAAGCCCCTTCACGTCGCGCTGAACCAGCACCTCCAGCGGCGCGTCCACGAAAACCTCGAGCTTCCTCGGAGCCTGGGAAAGCACCTCCTCGCGGGTAGCCCGGTAGGGGCTGATCGCGCTCACCAGCACGATCACGCCGTGCTTGGCTAGCAGGTTGGCCACGAAGCCGATGCGCCTTATGTTGGTGTCGCGGTCCTCTCGGCTGAAGCCAAGCCCCTTCGACAGGTGCTCGCGCACCACGTCGCCATCGAGGTGCTCGACCTTCTGGCCCGCTTCGTAGAGGTGAACCTCGAGGGCTTTTGCCAGCGTGGTCTTGCCTGCGCCGGAAAGCCCGGTAAACCAGACCACCACCCCGCTCATGCTTCGGCCCAACCCGCGTAGCTGTCCAGCAGCACCCGCCAGGCATTGCGGGCCGCCACGTCCGCTACCAGCGCCACAGCCGCCAGCACCCAGGCCGCGAAGCCGGGGTGGTGCAGCGTCACTTCCTGTTCAGAGCCGGTGCGGGCGTCGAGCCGGGTGGGGCCGAACTTCACCTCCACCGGCTGCGCCACGCCCTCGAGGTAGGCCCAGCCCGAGGCTGAATCCTCTGAAAACTCCAACTGCGCGCTCGAGCCGTGCTCGGCCCCCACCAGGCGAAGCTGGAGGCGCTTCCCCCCGTGCTGAGCATGCAGGGCAAAGGCCCGCCCGCTGCTGGCCACCGAGCCCAGAAGCTGGCCCTGATGGGCCTCGAGGTACACGTTCTCGCCGAAGATCGCCCCACCCAGCCGCCCCACGAGCCGCTTGCCATCCCAAGCAAGCTGCACGCGGTAGCTCATGCCGGAGCGCCGCACCTCGCCATGGATGCGCTGCGCGGCTGAAAAAGCCTCGAGGGATGAAGGGTGTTTTCCCAAGTTATGAACGGGTTCGTGGTTCAACAAGTTCATGGTGTGCTCCCATAGCAGACGATTCCAAGTGCCGACGGCCAGCGACGAGGCTAGGACAACAGCGCCCGGAACACGAAAGCACACGCATGATCTGAGACTTGGACATAGCTTCCAGCACAAAAACCTCCTTATCTTCCCCGGACGGTGTCCGGGCCGGAATTGGCACCTACGCAGAAACGCTTCAGATTGCTGGCTGAAAGCCCCTACGGGTTGCCGCAGCTTCGCAGGGCCGTTCCCTCCGCTGCTCTGGATAAGACCCGAGGGTGCTGCCGCACCCATCCCGACTTAAAGCCGGGATGGAAGGTAGGCTAGCATAATTGATAAAACTTGTAAACTATTGGCGACGGTGTTCATCTACCTAACTGCTTCAGTCAGGGCTGAGCTGGCGGTACTCTTGCTCCAAGGCACCCTGGGTCTCGGCCCTGCGTCCATTCAAGGCGGCTTTACCACCTTCCAGGAAGCGTTGCCGCCACTTGTATTGAGCCTGGATCGCAAAAGACCGGTGCTCTGGTAACTTGTTTTACAGATTGTTTTGAAGCCCGGTCATTGCCAAAGTTTACTTTGTACGTCACATCGAGGGGACATTCGCGTGTATCGAAATCTTTGTTGCCAGACCACTAGGTGGTCTCGCTTTGGTGAAGCATTACAAGTACGATGAGGTAACGATGCAGCTCAAACCAGGCCTGTACCAGCACTACAAGGGCAAGCACTACTGGGTGCACGGCCTGGCCCGGCATTCCGAAACCGAGGAGTGGTATGTGGTCTACGAAACCCGTTATGGCGTCGAGCCCGAAACCCTGTGGATACGTCCCCTGGCCATGTTTTTAGAAGATGTGGAAGTAGACGGCAAACCCGTACCGCGATTTCGCTACCTGGGGGAAAACTCGAGCCCCAAACAACAATGAAGTGCTTCCTGTCTTGCTACAAACACCCGCAACTTGTACAAGAAGCCTGTTCCATCACAACAGCCCGCGAATGGCCCCGCCCTCTACCATGATGGCCTGACCGGTCAGATAGCTGGCCCTGGCCGATAACAAAAAAGCCGCCACATCGGCTATCTCCTGCGGCGAGGCCATGCGGCCTGCCGGAATTTGTGTGGTCTGCTGGGCATAGGCTGCTTCCAGGCTGATGCCCTGGTTCTGGGCACGGAAAGCAAATACCTCTTCGACCCGCTCGGTAAGGGTATAGCCTGGCCCCAGGGTGTTGACCGTAATGCCTGCTGCTGCTACTTCCCTGGCGAGGGTTTTGGCATAGCCGGTCAGCGCAGCGCGAAGGGTGTTGGAAAGGGCCAGGTTCTCGATGGGTTCTTTAACGGCCAGAGAGGTAATAAAGAGGATTCGTCCGAAGTGCCGCGACTGCATCCCCGGTAGCAAGGCATTCACCAGATTCACCATCGGGTACAACAACTGCTCGGCAGCAACCTGAAAGTCCTGGGCTTTCAAATGCTGGGCTGCACCGGGCTTAGGGCCGCCCGTGTTGCCGAGAAAGAGTTCAACAGTTCCCAGACTCTGGGCCTTAGCCACCAGTCGCTCCAGTTCATCCGGTCTGGCAATATCGGCGGAAATCGCATGGGCTTCTCCACCATCCCGCTCGATTTCGCGCACCAGCTCTTGCAGTCTTTCCATGTTGCGTGCAGCAACCACCACTTTTACACCTTCCTTCGCCAAGGTAGTGGCAATGGCCCGCCCAATCCCCTGCGAAGCCCCCGTCACCAGCGCCAGTTTGCCCGCGATTCCAAGATCCATAAGCCATATTACGGAAATCGGCCAGCACAATTCCAACACCCAGGCCGTTTCTCCAGCGGGCCGATGGCTATAGTAGCGAAATATACCCGGATAGTTTTTTGAGTGGCATTCCTAATACCCCTTGTCCGGCGACACCCCATGCGCAGCTTTTGACGTCTCTGACATTTTTTCTACATGTCGCTGACGGGGTGCCGTCACCTTCTCCCGCAAGGGGAGAACAAAAGGGGGTTCAGGTTAGTTTGGTATATGCCAAAAGTCGAAAGCCCTGGTTCAGGCCATGAAATGAAACCTGAGACTTGTTATGGCTACTTCAAGGGCTTCAGATACCAGCTCAGGGTGGGACCGCTATCGCGCAGGTGCTCAAAGCCGACCCGCTCCCAGAAACGTTTGGCCTGTTCGTTATTGCCATACACCACCGCATAGAGCCGATCCATCCGGCCACGAAGCAGGGTCTCGAGCCGCTCTACAGCCGCCTTGCCCAGGCCCCGCCCTTGCAGGCTTTCGTCTATCAGCAACAGGCTGATGGTAGCCGAGTGCAGATCGGGGTAGGCCACCTTATAGTCCAGAAAACCCACCACTCGGTCTTCACGCTGCAACAACACGGCCTGCCGCCGGGTATCGTGGCGCAGGGTCTCGAGCTCGCGCCGAATATCGTTGAGGGTGGGCGTGTCACCCCCAATCAGGGCAATGTAGGTGGGACAATTCAAGTACAGATTATGCACAACAGAAGCCGAATCGGCGTTGACGGGCAGGAAGTCGAGTTGCACAGAGACTTTCATGATCTGCCCTGATTGTATCTGCCCACATTTGATTTGGGTGTAATTTGCAACCCAGCGCTTGTGTCTATCGTCACATAATAACTGCATCTTGGACGCAAAAATGCTAGTTTTTCAAGGCGGGATCAGGCTCTTATCATTTGCCTGAGGATCGTCGTTTCAACCCCTCACCCGGCGACAGCGGTGACCGCCAGAATTGTTTTATTGGGCAAAAGGAGCACCAAACCAGCCGGCGCTGTCGCCACCCTCTCCCGCAAGGAAAGGGGAAAACGATAAAAGCCTGAAGGCGGGATGAAATTCTTTGCATACGCGAGGGCTTCGGTGACACCAGTCCTTGTCGTGGCCGTGACCGCCCGTTCAGGCGGGCAGTGTTTTGTCCAGGACGAAGACTGCTCCATTTCACGAGACTATCCCGCAATAAAAACCCTCGGTTGCCCGAGGGTGCAAAAAGCTCCAAAAACTGGACTAAAAACGCTTGGCCGCTTCCACCACACTTACATTAGCGGCCTGGGGACCTTTACCATTCTTGCCCGGCTCAATCTCGAAGGTCACCACATCGCCTTCGTTCAGGGTGCGGAAGCCACGGGACTGGATAGCACTGTAGTGAACAAATACGTCCGGCTCTCCTTCTTCACGCTGAATAAAGCCATAGCCCTTTTCCGCATTGAACCACTTCACTTTGCCTTTTTGCATACTGCTCCTTATCACGGGCAACCCTGCTACAGTGCTAACCCGGCCCAGGACCAAGGCGCTGAACTACCCAACATTCATCTGCCCGCTCCTTCTGCCACGAAATGAGCCTTTTCGTAGCCAGGGCTGCGGGCAAAACAACATGGGCCACCTCAGAAAACTCCCAGACGCCTCAAGATAGCACCCCGAGGCGCTTGGTGTCTACCATATCCAGCAAAGCCGGGAGCCTGCGCTCCCGGACTAAAGACGGCCTCAAAAATTTTTAGGCTTGCTTGCTCTGAATGAAGTTAATCGCATCCTGCACGGTGCGAATCTTTTCTGCGTCCTCATCGGAGATTTCCAGGCCGAACTTGTCCTCCAGGCCCATGATGAGTTCAACCGTATCGAGGCTGTCCGCGCCCAGGTCTTCGATAAAGCGGGCTTCGGGAACTACTTTGTCTGCATCTACGCCGAGTTTGTCTACGATTACTTCTTTTACATCGTCCAGGATAGCCATGCTTCAACCTCCATCGGTCAGGGTGGGTACTACCGTGCGGGATTCTACCACATCAAAACCAGCGTCGGGGCTTTGTGCCGTTGGGCTCGAGGTTTAGTGTGGGGTCATGCCCCCGTCTACGCAAAGAGTCTGCCCATTAATGTAAGCTGCGTCGTCCGAGGCCAGGAAAGCCACTGCCTTGGCCACCTCCTCGGGCCGGCCCAGGCGTCCGGCGGGAATCTGTTTCAGGTATTCAGCCACCACGTTCTCGGGCAGGCTGGCGGTCATGTCCGACTCAATGAACCCTGGCGCCACCGCGTTAACGGTGATGCCGCGGGTGGCGTACTCTTTGGCCACCGACCTGGTAAAGCCAATCATGCCGGCCTTGGCCGCCACATAGTTGGCCTGACCAGGGTTGCCCAGAATGCCCACCACGCTGCTGATGTTGATCACCCGGCCCCACCTGGCCCGCATCATGAGTTTGATGGCCTCGCGGGTGGTGTGGAAGATGGCGCTCAGGTTGGTGGCAATTACCGTGTCCCAGTCTTCGTCTTTCATGCGAATTAGCAGGGTGTCGCGGGTGATGCCGGCGTTGTTGACCAGAACCTCGAGGCCCCCCAGGGCCGCATTGGCATCCGCCACGAGTTTCTGAGCGGCCTGCGGGCTGCTCAGGTCGGCCCCCAGAACCACCACCTGGCTTGCACCAAGCTCCCGGGCTTCGGCAGCCGTAGCCTCGGCAGCCGCCTGGTTGCCCGCATAGTGTACGGCCAGCGCATAACCCCGGCGGGCCAGTTCCAGTGCGATGGCCTTACCGATTCCTCTCGAAGAACCCGTTACCAGCGCTTTTCGCATCGTTCCTCCAATCCTCTTTGGCCCAACAAACACCAGCTCTGGCTGTCATTTGTAGGCACATGTCGCAGGTCTCATGTCTCAAGTCAGGCAATCCAAAAAAAGTGTCTGCTGCATGCCAGGGGCCTACCCGACCACGGCCAGGTACTCGGCAATCTCCGCCGGGTTGGTGAGGCTGCGGGCTTCGACCCCTTCCAGCGTCCGTGCCACCAGGCCGGTCAAGACCTTGCCGGAGCCGAACTCGAGGTAGGTCTTGACCCCCTGCTCCTTCAAATGCTGCAAAATTTCCACCCAGCGCACTGCATGGGTAATCTGCTCCAGGAGCAGTTCCCGAATCAGGGCGGGGCGGGTCTCGGGCTGGGCCAGTACATTGGAATAAACCGGAAAGCGGGGCGGATGCAGCTCCACCTGGAACAAATCGGCGTGCAGACGCTCCCGCGCAGGCCGCATCAACGAGGAGTGAAAGGGCGCTGAAACGGGCAGGGCAACTACCCGGGCCCGGTGACCCTTCAGCACCTCGGTGGCCCGGGCCACCCCCTCGGCGGTTCCGGAGATAACGGTTTGCTCAGGCGAGTTGTAGTTGGCAACCTCCACCCCGGCAATACCTGCGGTCAGTTCCTGAAGGGTCTGGGCCGGCACCTTGAGCACCGCCGCCATGGCCCCCACCCCCACCGGCACGGCCTCCTGCATGTACTCGCCCCGCTTGCGCACCAGGCGCAACCCATCTTCCAGGCTCAGGGTTCCGGCGGCCACATGGGCGGTCCACTCGCCTAAGCTGTGGCCCGCGGCAAAGTCGGGGAGGGTTCCGCCCGCTTCCAGATAGGCTTGAAAAGCCGCATAACCCACAGCCAGCAGTGCCGGTTGTTGGTTGGCGGTGAGCCTAAGCTCTTCTTCGGGCCCCTCCCACATCAGCCGGAGCAATCCGGGCAGGGTGGCCTCGGCCCGATCCAGGGCCTCACGGGCCGCCCTCGAGCCCTCGTATAAAGCCTTGCCCATGCCGATTTCCTGCGACCCCTGACCGGGGAACAACGCTGCAATCATTCCTCACCTCCATCTCAAAAGCGGCGACGCTGCACCGCCAACTCTGTTGGGGGCTTTCAGCATTCCGCCTCAATCCGGCTGCCACCAGGT harbors:
- the fabD gene encoding ACP S-malonyltransferase: MIAALFPGQGSQEIGMGKALYEGSRAAREALDRAEATLPGLLRLMWEGPEEELRLTANQQPALLAVGYAAFQAYLEAGGTLPDFAAGHSLGEWTAHVAAGTLSLEDGLRLVRKRGEYMQEAVPVGVGAMAAVLKVPAQTLQELTAGIAGVEVANYNSPEQTVISGTAEGVARATEVLKGHRARVVALPVSAPFHSSLMRPARERLHADLFQVELHPPRFPVYSNVLAQPETRPALIRELLLEQITHAVRWVEILQHLKEQGVKTYLEFGSGKVLTGLVARTLEGVEARSLTNPAEIAEYLAVVG
- the sat gene encoding sulfate adenylyltransferase; amino-acid sequence: MSQWSQGRIAPHGGTLVNRLLQADPREYAHFPALELSERSYADLELIATGVYSPLEGFLGEADYKSVVEHMRLASGLPWSIPITLSVAEAEAPRYRSTVRLTRKGETVGLLEVAEQYRPDKQKEALEVYRTTDPAHPGVAAILSQGEVNLAGRVSLFRLDRGEFPEHHYTPLETRRIFQERGWKTVVAFQTRNPIHRAHEYLHKVALEHIDGLFLNPLVGATKADDVPAQVRMEAYRVLLARYYPKERVLLGVYPAAMRYAGPREAILHAISRKNYGCTHFIVGRDHAGVGSYYGTYDAQEIFGAFAPGEIGIHILKFEHTFYCKTCGSIVSARTCPHDGAHHLILSGTRVRELLRSGASLPPEFTRPEVAEVLRAAYRDEAVRSA
- a CDS encoding phosphoadenylyl-sulfate reductase — translated: MLVIRWALENYPDLLMPSGFNLNGVVLIDLAAKAGYTGEVVFVDTGYHFPQTLQTRDRLKERYPQLRFVTLSAGLEEEPWGEERYRSDPDGCCAVRKVAPLRDYLALKRPSALLNARSRDQASTRAFLGFLEEGERLRINPLAYWTREQLEAYAREHDLPVNPLYASGFLSIGCWPCTRAVRPGEDARAGRWEGKGKTECGLWMGEKAL
- the fabG gene encoding 3-oxoacyl-[acyl-carrier-protein] reductase, giving the protein MRKALVTGSSRGIGKAIALELARRGYALAVHYAGNQAAAEATAAEARELGASQVVVLGADLSSPQAAQKLVADANAALGGLEVLVNNAGITRDTLLIRMKDEDWDTVIATNLSAIFHTTREAIKLMMRARWGRVINISSVVGILGNPGQANYVAAKAGMIGFTRSVAKEYATRGITVNAVAPGFIESDMTASLPENVVAEYLKQIPAGRLGRPEEVAKAVAFLASDDAAYINGQTLCVDGGMTPH
- a CDS encoding GNAT family N-acetyltransferase, with the protein product MKVSVQLDFLPVNADSASVVHNLYLNCPTYIALIGGDTPTLNDIRRELETLRHDTRRQAVLLQREDRVVGFLDYKVAYPDLHSATISLLLIDESLQGRGLGKAAVERLETLLRGRMDRLYAVVYGNNEQAKRFWERVGFEHLRDSGPTLSWYLKPLK
- a CDS encoding cold-shock protein — translated: MQKGKVKWFNAEKGYGFIQREEGEPDVFVHYSAIQSRGFRTLNEGDVVTFEIEPGKNGKGPQAANVSVVEAAKRF
- a CDS encoding SDR family oxidoreductase — translated: MDLGIAGKLALVTGASQGIGRAIATTLAKEGVKVVVAARNMERLQELVREIERDGGEAHAISADIARPDELERLVAKAQSLGTVELFLGNTGGPKPGAAQHLKAQDFQVAAEQLLYPMVNLVNALLPGMQSRHFGRILFITSLAVKEPIENLALSNTLRAALTGYAKTLAREVAAAGITVNTLGPGYTLTERVEEVFAFRAQNQGISLEAAYAQQTTQIPAGRMASPQEIADVAAFLLSARASYLTGQAIMVEGGAIRGLL
- a CDS encoding sulfite exporter TauE/SafE family protein, producing MLEILAGFMIALSIGLSGVGGGTITAPVLILFLGVPAEVAVGTALLFSVFAKIPAGLVYFARKQVNLRALAWMLAGGVPAVAAGSLLLGSLKSHKDAVLVVIGLTIITVALINLTLTLRKIRPRSLHPAWIVLVAAFIGLEVGFSSAGAGALGTLLLMSGTRLLPKEVVGTDIWFGLILSAIGGGLHAALGQADFPLLLKIAAGGLLGSLAGVWLAQRIAQRPFRLGLLLWLMFIGSHLVLRSVPSLAR
- a CDS encoding DUF1653 domain-containing protein — its product is MQLKPGLYQHYKGKHYWVHGLARHSETEEWYVVYETRYGVEPETLWIRPLAMFLEDVEVDGKPVPRFRYLGENSSPKQQ
- the cysC gene encoding adenylyl-sulfate kinase, producing MSGVVVWFTGLSGAGKTTLAKALEVHLYEAGQKVEHLDGDVVREHLSKGLGFSREDRDTNIRRIGFVANLLAKHGVIVLVSAISPYRATREEVLSQAPRKLEVFVDAPLEVLVQRDVKGLYARALRGEIANFTGVSDPYEPPLNPDLHLRTDQLSLQESLDRLLGALERLGVEVRVRA
- the acpP gene encoding acyl carrier protein; the encoded protein is MAILDDVKEVIVDKLGVDADKVVPEARFIEDLGADSLDTVELIMGLEDKFGLEISDEDAEKIRTVQDAINFIQSKQA